From a single Pseudalkalibacillus hwajinpoensis genomic region:
- a CDS encoding stage V sporulation protein AE, whose protein sequence is MSKKRRVIFVTDGDLYAQKAIEKVASDIGGRCISQSAGNPTPLAGYEIVSLIHQTPHDPVFVMFDDSGFPGEGYGELAMQSVAEDENIELLGAIAVASKTHFSEWTRVDVSIDRFGELTHYGVDKGGFPDMEAGRIDGDTVSILDKLNLPIVIGVGDIGKMSGLDDPSVGSPITLKAVKILLERSGFNDI, encoded by the coding sequence GTGAGTAAAAAGCGGCGGGTCATATTCGTAACAGATGGAGATTTATATGCACAGAAGGCGATCGAAAAAGTAGCATCTGATATTGGAGGACGGTGTATAAGTCAGTCGGCAGGAAATCCGACCCCGCTTGCTGGGTATGAAATTGTATCTCTCATTCATCAGACCCCACACGACCCAGTCTTCGTCATGTTTGATGATAGTGGATTCCCTGGTGAAGGGTATGGTGAGCTCGCGATGCAATCTGTAGCTGAGGATGAGAACATAGAGTTGCTTGGTGCGATTGCAGTTGCGTCCAAAACTCATTTTTCAGAATGGACGAGGGTAGATGTGTCGATTGACCGATTTGGGGAGCTTACTCATTATGGGGTTGATAAGGGAGGGTTTCCTGATATGGAAGCAGGAAGGATCGATGGAGACACTGTTTCCATATTAGATAAACTTAATTTACCTATTGTGATTGGAGTTGGAGATATAGGTAAAATGTCTGGTTTAGATGACCCTTCCGTTGGTTCTCCAATAACGTTAAAAGCTGTTAAGATTCTGCT